The genomic segment CATCGGAGACGAGATTACAAGCGGCGAAAGAAACTCCCCTTTCACTTCTCATGATCTATACACAAGTTCACTTTAAGTTTCCAGAAGAAAATCAAAGCGAGCCTGGCCCCAAGATTATGACAGTTCCTCAACAACTCTTCGGCAGGCCCATTTCAGTGGTACCCAGCGAGCGGTGTCATTAAGTTCCATTAAGAAATTCTTCTCCGCGCTTAGTTCAAGCCTCAAACAGCCCCAAGTTGCTGCAACGCGAGATTTCGTGTACTGCGGAATTGTTTCGTGCAACGATGTGACGATCAGTTTTTCGTGCTCGGATAGAGCCATCAGGCCAGCGCACATTGTGAGGTAGTAGTGAATGACATAGTCGCTGCCAAGTTTTTCATGGAGGGTTTCAATAATCCTGCTGGCTGTCTCTCGCGTCGTTGTCAGAAGACGCTTTGCAGCACCATATTGCTTCGCTTCATCGCGGTGTTGGAGATAATTCTCGATCGCTTCTGCTGAGTCAGGGCAGGTATGTTCCTCCTTCAGCGCAAGGTTATTTGGATCGTCTATTAACAATTGGCGGAATAAATCCCTCTCTTCAGCATTTTCTTTGTCGTATTCTAATTCAGGTATTAATTCCAGTACACTTTTGGCCCGCAGCGGCATCGATACTGGACATTGAATAAGGTTGTGGACTTGTTTGCGATCACCGCTGTCCCCAAGATCAATCACAGCAGCGCGACGTTGGCCCGGTGCGTCACTGTGAAGTTGCTCAACGAGTTGGGGCAATAGATCTGTCTCACCGTGTCGCTTTGCGAAATAGCTTCGTGCAGCGCCGGAGACGAGGGGATTGTCGTGATTGATTAGATCGCGGATCGCATCGACGGCGTTGTTTAATCCAAGCCTGGTGTGAGCCTGGATGATCACGCGCTTGCGATTATCAGAACCATCGAGAGCTTCCGAAAGAGAGTTGCTCTGTTGGGGAGTTAATACACCATTGATTTTGATGATGGCATCGACGGCATCAATGATGGCGATTTCGTCTTCTCCGATCAGGCAATTCAGCAAATGTGGCAATGCACGTGTATCACGTCGTCTGCCAAGTGCCTCGATGGCTTTACGCCGTGTGATTCGTTCATATAAATCATCGATTGTGAGATTCAAGCATCCGATCAAGGCCTGGAGAGATTCTTCGGAATGACAAGCTCCAAGACGCGTTGCAGCCATGTATTTTGAAACTGGGTTATCGAGCTGCGAGGCGGACAACTTTATTTGCTGAAGTGCGCTTTCTTCGCTGATGCCGGCGAATAGCGAGTCAAACCTTTCGGCCATTTTAACTTCAATTATTCTGAATGATCGTAGCCGATGCTTGCTGAATTGAGATTTGTTTCGTCAAGGGTGAATGTCCCTGGCTCAATGTTATGAAAGCGAAGGCCCCTGGATGATTGATCCATCCTGATAGTAAGATCCAAGCGATGATGATTCTGGACAATGCCTGC from the Synechococcus sp. KORDI-100 genome contains:
- a CDS encoding HEAT repeat domain-containing protein encodes the protein MAERFDSLFAGISEESALQQIKLSASQLDNPVSKYMAATRLGACHSEESLQALIGCLNLTIDDLYERITRRKAIEALGRRRDTRALPHLLNCLIGEDEIAIIDAVDAIIKINGVLTPQQSNSLSEALDGSDNRKRVIIQAHTRLGLNNAVDAIRDLINHDNPLVSGAARSYFAKRHGETDLLPQLVEQLHSDAPGQRRAAVIDLGDSGDRKQVHNLIQCPVSMPLRAKSVLELIPELEYDKENAEERDLFRQLLIDDPNNLALKEEHTCPDSAEAIENYLQHRDEAKQYGAAKRLLTTTRETASRIIETLHEKLGSDYVIHYYLTMCAGLMALSEHEKLIVTSLHETIPQYTKSRVAATWGCLRLELSAEKNFLMELNDTARWVPLKWACRRVVEELS